From a single Actinomyces viscosus genomic region:
- a CDS encoding diacylglycerol/lipid kinase family protein produces MRIALLSNPSSGRGRHAAADEVARRVLSESGHEVLHVRGSSYEQARRAGRALLGDGPVRNVEALVVVGGDGMVHLGVDIVATTGVPLGIVATGTGNDIARHFGLPSRDAAASARLIDRALSGGGAIMATDAIYASRPDGTLLAPQRRWSLAVVSAGLDAAVNARANTLSWPAREGRYVRAFTAELAALAPYGYRVTTDEGTWEGPALLLAAANTRYIGGGMDLAPEADPADGLLEVLRLDPVGRPHLVSLFSRIFKGTHLSDPAVHVERSRAVTIEALDERTGRDKGLRPPPHPFADGEPLAQLPLRLEAVPDAVQLLLPAQG; encoded by the coding sequence ATGCGCATTGCTCTGCTGTCCAACCCGTCCTCGGGACGCGGCCGCCACGCGGCCGCCGATGAGGTCGCACGACGGGTCCTGAGCGAGTCCGGGCACGAGGTTCTCCACGTGCGCGGCAGCTCGTACGAGCAGGCGCGTCGCGCCGGCCGGGCGCTCCTGGGGGACGGGCCGGTCAGGAACGTTGAGGCACTGGTCGTCGTCGGCGGGGACGGCATGGTGCACCTGGGCGTGGACATCGTCGCCACGACCGGCGTGCCGCTGGGCATCGTGGCTACCGGCACCGGCAACGACATCGCCAGGCACTTCGGCCTGCCCAGTCGGGACGCGGCCGCATCCGCCCGTCTCATTGACCGGGCGCTGTCCGGCGGCGGCGCCATCATGGCCACTGACGCGATCTACGCCTCCCGCCCCGACGGGACTCTGCTCGCCCCGCAGCGACGCTGGTCCCTGGCCGTGGTGAGTGCCGGACTGGACGCCGCCGTCAACGCCCGCGCCAACACCCTTTCCTGGCCGGCCCGCGAAGGACGCTACGTGCGCGCCTTCACGGCCGAGCTCGCGGCGCTGGCCCCTTACGGCTACCGGGTCACCACCGATGAGGGCACCTGGGAGGGACCGGCGCTCCTGCTGGCGGCCGCCAACACCCGCTACATCGGCGGCGGCATGGACCTGGCGCCTGAGGCCGACCCCGCTGACGGCCTGCTGGAGGTCCTGCGTCTGGACCCCGTGGGACGTCCCCACCTGGTCTCCCTGTTCTCCCGTATCTTCAAGGGAACGCACCTGAGTGACCCGGCCGTCCACGTCGAGCGCAGCCGCGCCGTCACCATCGAGGCACTGGACGAGCGCACCGGCCGCGACAAGGGCCTGCGCCCGCCCCCGCACCCCTTCGCCGACGGCGAGCCCCTGGCCCAGCTGCCCCTGCGGCTCGAGGCGGTGCCCGACGCGGTGCAGCTGCTCCTGCCGGCCCAGGGATGA
- a CDS encoding DEAD/DEAH box helicase — translation MSSPAERYAASRRRQAAASSELTRFARDYDFPLDPFQEEACAAVERGEGVLVAAPTGAGKTVVGEFAVYLGLAKGLKTFYTTPIKALSNQKYLDLVARHGEERVGLLTGDTSVNPHADVVVMTTEVLRNMLYSGSRDLDRLGFVVMDEVHYLADRFRGPVWEEVIIHLPAEVQVISLSATVSNAEEFGDWLGQVRGRTAVVVSEQRPVPLTQHMMVGRRLMPLYSRPVDAAAPTRSPEYRDDASEGADETQPAPSAQPPLNPELLRTVKQARRAAASGGASKNSYRSRGGGSGRGAQPWKRSAGGGRAPRRGEGGARTARLKPPSRLQVVKALEEAHLLPAIVFVFSRAGCEQAVHQVVSAGVDLTTEAEAARIREVIERRTADIPAGDLGVLGFHFWAHALERGVAAHHAGLLPVFKETVEELFSAGLVKVVYATETLALGINMPARTVVLESLRKWNGSAHVTLSPGEYTQLTGRAGRRGIDVEGHAVVLAADDVEPATVSSLASRRTYPLVSAFRPTYNMAVNLLERMSRARAREVLEQSFAQFQADRGVVELAAQARRKRRSLEDLEKDMACRLGDFREYAALRQAIADAEADLSRDKAAVRRSETGRAMSALGRGDVVVFRKGRRRRHGIVLEVGADRTGTPTITVLGEDSRVVALTPDTVPDGVMRVGALRVADSVDPHRPRDRDRLVQRLVDALRTGDLEDGTRRARTRSGRAQARRDSAIENLERLRHEMRSHPCHGCPDREEHARVGRKWSRARAEAERLQRRIETRTGTIARLFDAVCEVLLELGYLRPVDRGHPERELRVTGAGKLLARIYAERDLLIAECLRTGVFEDLSAGELAGALSACVYEPRLSSQSIGLPVSPGSRLGQCLRAHLGVSHRIHDLESLARIEASSGAEPALAGAVQAWCDGAQLADILDATELTAGDFVRWCKQLLDVIGQIASLSPPPDASPEQAGAITDLSLRAAEASLDLNRGVVSWSAV, via the coding sequence ATGAGCTCACCAGCCGAGCGCTATGCCGCATCTCGTCGTCGACAAGCCGCCGCCAGCAGTGAGCTCACCCGCTTCGCCCGGGACTATGACTTCCCCCTCGACCCGTTCCAGGAGGAGGCCTGCGCCGCCGTCGAGAGGGGAGAGGGCGTCCTCGTCGCGGCACCGACGGGAGCCGGTAAGACGGTGGTGGGGGAGTTCGCCGTCTACCTGGGCCTGGCCAAAGGGCTCAAGACCTTCTACACCACGCCGATCAAGGCGCTGAGCAACCAGAAGTACCTGGACCTTGTGGCCCGGCACGGCGAGGAGCGGGTAGGGCTGCTCACCGGCGACACCTCGGTCAATCCCCACGCGGACGTGGTGGTGATGACCACCGAGGTTCTGCGCAACATGCTCTACTCGGGCTCACGCGACCTGGATCGGCTGGGCTTCGTGGTCATGGATGAGGTCCACTACCTGGCCGACCGCTTCCGAGGGCCGGTGTGGGAGGAGGTCATCATCCACCTTCCCGCCGAGGTCCAGGTGATCTCCCTGTCCGCCACGGTCTCCAACGCCGAGGAGTTCGGCGACTGGCTCGGCCAGGTGCGCGGAAGGACCGCCGTCGTCGTCTCCGAGCAGCGCCCCGTCCCCCTGACCCAGCACATGATGGTCGGGCGCCGCCTCATGCCTCTGTACTCCCGCCCTGTCGATGCCGCCGCTCCCACGAGGTCTCCGGAGTATCGTGACGACGCCTCCGAGGGCGCCGATGAGACACAACCCGCGCCGTCGGCGCAGCCTCCGCTCAACCCGGAGCTGCTCAGGACCGTCAAGCAGGCCCGGCGCGCCGCCGCCTCCGGGGGCGCCTCCAAGAACAGCTACCGCAGCCGTGGTGGCGGCTCCGGGCGGGGAGCGCAGCCCTGGAAACGTTCCGCAGGTGGAGGACGGGCGCCCCGCCGTGGCGAGGGCGGCGCCCGTACAGCGCGGCTGAAGCCTCCCTCACGGCTGCAGGTCGTCAAGGCCTTGGAGGAGGCTCATCTGCTGCCCGCCATCGTCTTCGTCTTCTCCCGGGCCGGCTGCGAGCAGGCCGTCCACCAGGTCGTCAGCGCCGGGGTGGACCTGACCACCGAGGCGGAGGCGGCGCGCATCCGGGAGGTCATCGAGCGGCGTACCGCTGATATCCCGGCCGGCGACCTGGGGGTCCTCGGCTTCCACTTCTGGGCCCATGCCCTGGAGCGCGGCGTCGCGGCCCACCACGCGGGGCTGCTGCCGGTGTTCAAGGAGACGGTCGAGGAGCTCTTCAGCGCGGGCCTGGTCAAGGTCGTCTACGCCACTGAGACGCTGGCACTGGGTATCAACATGCCCGCGCGCACGGTCGTGCTCGAGTCGCTGCGCAAGTGGAACGGGTCGGCCCACGTCACCCTCAGCCCGGGGGAGTACACCCAGCTGACAGGTCGGGCCGGGCGGCGCGGCATCGATGTCGAGGGGCACGCCGTCGTCCTGGCCGCCGACGACGTCGAGCCGGCCACGGTCTCCTCCCTGGCCTCCCGGCGCACCTACCCGTTGGTCTCCGCCTTCCGCCCGACCTACAACATGGCCGTCAACCTGCTCGAGCGCATGTCCCGGGCACGGGCACGCGAGGTGCTCGAGCAGTCCTTCGCCCAGTTCCAGGCCGACCGCGGCGTCGTGGAGCTGGCCGCCCAGGCGCGCCGCAAGCGCCGCAGCCTGGAGGATCTGGAGAAGGACATGGCCTGCCGCCTGGGAGACTTCCGCGAGTACGCGGCCCTGCGCCAGGCCATCGCCGACGCCGAGGCGGACCTGTCCCGGGACAAGGCCGCCGTGCGCCGCAGCGAGACGGGGCGGGCCATGAGCGCACTGGGACGCGGGGACGTCGTCGTCTTCCGTAAGGGCCGGCGCCGTCGCCACGGCATTGTCCTGGAGGTCGGTGCCGACCGGACCGGGACACCCACCATCACGGTGCTGGGGGAGGACTCACGAGTGGTCGCCCTGACTCCGGACACGGTGCCGGACGGCGTCATGCGGGTGGGCGCCCTGCGAGTGGCCGACTCGGTGGATCCTCACCGGCCCCGTGACCGCGACCGGCTCGTGCAGCGCCTGGTTGATGCGCTGCGGACGGGGGACCTGGAGGACGGGACGAGACGAGCTCGCACCCGCTCCGGCCGGGCGCAGGCCCGCCGGGACAGCGCCATCGAGAACCTTGAGCGCCTGCGCCACGAGATGCGCTCCCACCCCTGCCACGGGTGCCCCGACCGGGAGGAGCATGCCCGGGTGGGCCGCAAGTGGTCGCGTGCCAGGGCCGAGGCGGAGCGCCTGCAGCGGCGCATCGAGACCCGCACCGGCACCATCGCCCGCCTCTTCGACGCCGTGTGCGAGGTGCTGCTCGAGCTGGGCTATCTGCGACCCGTGGACCGAGGCCACCCCGAGCGCGAGCTGCGGGTGACCGGGGCCGGGAAGCTCCTGGCCCGGATCTACGCCGAACGGGACCTGCTCATCGCCGAGTGCCTGCGTACGGGCGTCTTCGAGGACCTCAGCGCCGGCGAGCTCGCCGGCGCCCTGAGCGCCTGCGTCTACGAACCGCGCCTGAGCTCGCAGTCGATCGGGCTGCCGGTATCACCCGGGTCGAGGCTCGGTCAGTGCCTGCGCGCCCACCTGGGGGTCTCGCACCGGATCCACGACCTGGAGTCCCTGGCCCGTATCGAGGCCTCCTCGGGTGCGGAGCCGGCACTGGCGGGGGCGGTCCAGGCCTGGTGCGACGGTGCGCAGCTGGCGGACATTCTCGATGCCACCGAGCTGACGGCCGGGGACTTCGTGCGCTGGTGCAAGCAGCTGCTCGACGTCATCGGCCAGATCGCCAGCCTCTCACCACCACCGGACGCCAGTCCCGAGCAGGCTGGGGCGATCACCGACCTGTCGTTGCGGGCGGCCGAGGCATCGCTGGACCTCAACAGGGGAGTGGTGAGCTGGTCCGCCGTATGA
- a CDS encoding DUF808 domain-containing protein — MSGFFALLDDIATLAKLTLSTVDDTASIAVKTSAKVSAAAVDDVATTPQYVTGITPDRELPIIKRITLGSLRNKLLIILPIGLLLTAVAPALLPVALIIGGAYLCFEGGEKILERFLHSDHVQEETGPVDEAQIVRQAITTDFVLSTEIMLLALAEVEGESSVRRIIVLVLIALLITFAVYGLVAALIKLDDAGAHLAGQGRTGAVRAVGRAIVKSAPALFRGIGIVGTVAMLWVGGHILAVNLAKVGFHPLHHAIEWAEELTHNPVLSWITGTAMSCLIGAVIGTLLALAWQPVHHALARRRSTD; from the coding sequence ATGTCAGGCTTCTTCGCCCTTCTCGACGACATCGCCACGCTGGCCAAGCTGACGCTGTCCACCGTTGACGACACGGCCTCGATCGCCGTCAAGACCTCCGCGAAGGTGTCGGCTGCGGCCGTCGACGACGTGGCCACCACGCCCCAGTACGTCACCGGCATCACCCCGGACCGCGAGCTGCCGATCATCAAGCGGATCACGCTGGGCTCCCTTCGCAACAAGCTCCTCATCATCCTGCCGATCGGCCTGCTGCTGACGGCGGTGGCGCCGGCCCTGCTGCCGGTGGCGCTCATCATCGGCGGCGCCTACCTGTGCTTCGAGGGCGGGGAGAAGATTCTGGAGCGCTTCCTTCATTCCGATCACGTCCAGGAGGAGACCGGTCCGGTCGACGAGGCGCAGATCGTCCGTCAGGCCATCACCACCGACTTCGTTCTGTCCACCGAGATCATGCTGCTGGCCCTGGCCGAGGTGGAGGGCGAGTCCTCCGTACGGCGCATCATCGTCCTGGTCCTCATCGCGCTGCTCATCACCTTCGCCGTCTACGGCCTGGTCGCCGCTCTCATCAAGCTCGACGACGCTGGGGCGCACCTGGCCGGTCAGGGGCGCACGGGTGCCGTTCGGGCTGTCGGCCGTGCGATCGTGAAGTCGGCGCCCGCGCTCTTCAGAGGCATTGGGATCGTCGGTACCGTGGCGATGCTGTGGGTCGGCGGCCACATCCTGGCAGTGAACCTTGCCAAGGTCGGCTTCCACCCGCTGCACCACGCCATCGAGTGGGCCGAGGAGCTCACCCACAACCCGGTCCTGTCCTGGATCACCGGGACGGCCATGTCCTGCCTCATCGGGGCCGTCATCGGCACGCTGCTGGCCCTGGCCTGGCAGCCCGTGCACCACGCCCTGGCGCGCCGTCGTTCCACTGACTGA
- a CDS encoding response regulator, translating into MTSASSLVIADDSALLREGLAGLLERQGYDIVARESSAPALVERVDLLEAQGRLPDAVITDVRMPPSMRNDGLEAALAIRRRHPAVAIMVLSQYVSATYAQQLFAAEAPPDAGETGYMLKDRVSEVADFLGSLRVVLAGGMVTDPEVTRAMVRGSHSGLADLTPRELEVLELMARGLSNSQIAARMIVSGAAVAKHVSAIFLKLGLDPSEENRRVRAILAFLGDGLGQ; encoded by the coding sequence ATGACTTCGGCCTCTTCACTGGTCATCGCCGATGACTCGGCCCTGCTGCGCGAGGGGCTGGCAGGCCTGCTGGAGCGCCAAGGCTACGACATCGTCGCTCGGGAGAGCAGTGCGCCGGCACTGGTGGAGCGCGTTGACCTCCTGGAGGCTCAGGGGCGTCTGCCCGATGCGGTGATCACCGACGTCCGTATGCCGCCGTCCATGAGGAACGACGGTCTGGAAGCCGCGCTGGCCATCCGGCGCCGCCACCCGGCCGTGGCGATCATGGTGCTCAGCCAGTACGTGTCGGCGACATACGCCCAGCAGCTCTTCGCCGCCGAGGCGCCACCCGACGCCGGCGAGACGGGCTACATGCTCAAGGACAGGGTCTCGGAGGTCGCCGACTTCCTGGGATCCTTGCGAGTGGTTCTGGCCGGAGGCATGGTGACCGACCCCGAGGTCACCCGGGCCATGGTGCGAGGCTCGCACTCGGGCCTGGCCGACCTGACGCCGCGTGAGCTTGAGGTTCTCGAGCTCATGGCCCGAGGACTGTCGAACAGCCAGATCGCGGCAAGGATGATCGTGTCGGGGGCGGCGGTGGCCAAGCACGTCTCGGCGATCTTCCTCAAGCTGGGTCTGGACCCCTCCGAGGAGAACCGGCGCGTGCGCGCCATTCTGGCCTTCCTCGGTGACGGGCTCGGTCAGTAA
- a CDS encoding sensor histidine kinase: MQLRFPPRWLRSAASTHEAVASRRIAELTASRRAIVAAYEVERRRIERDLHDGAQQRLVVGLMKLGEAQLSPAVTADPALAGLLDEAKAAVAGGLDSLRTTVRGIHPQVLTDLGLAAAVHDAADRADGTGRTVRVVCPHPLPTMPEGVIAAAYFFALEAMTNALKYAPGAEVTILLTVDKILRVCVVDTGPGGARLQPGHGLVGMRERLAAFGGELLLSSPPGGPTQVAAHLPLLLVRGESGIGPDGSEGPGGADNSGRRK; the protein is encoded by the coding sequence GTGCAGCTGAGGTTTCCGCCACGATGGCTACGTAGTGCCGCGTCTACCCACGAGGCCGTCGCGTCTCGGAGGATCGCCGAGCTGACGGCATCCCGGCGAGCGATCGTCGCGGCCTACGAGGTCGAGCGCCGCCGCATCGAGCGTGATCTGCACGACGGCGCTCAGCAACGGCTCGTCGTCGGACTCATGAAGCTCGGAGAGGCGCAGCTCTCCCCCGCTGTGACCGCAGACCCGGCACTCGCCGGCCTCCTGGACGAGGCCAAGGCGGCGGTCGCCGGCGGGCTGGACTCGCTGCGCACCACGGTGCGCGGAATTCATCCCCAGGTGCTCACCGATCTCGGTCTGGCCGCTGCCGTCCATGATGCGGCGGATCGAGCTGATGGGACCGGCAGGACCGTGAGGGTCGTCTGCCCGCACCCCCTGCCGACGATGCCCGAGGGGGTGATCGCCGCAGCCTACTTCTTCGCCCTGGAGGCGATGACCAACGCGCTCAAGTACGCTCCTGGTGCCGAGGTCACCATCCTGCTGACCGTGGACAAGATCCTGAGGGTGTGCGTCGTCGACACCGGACCCGGCGGGGCCCGGCTCCAACCGGGACACGGTCTGGTGGGCATGAGGGAGCGGCTCGCGGCCTTCGGCGGGGAGCTCCTGCTGTCCAGTCCTCCGGGCGGGCCGACACAGGTCGCGGCGCACCTGCCACTGCTTCTGGTCCGTGGGGAGAGCGGAATCGGCCCAGACGGCTCAGAGGGCCCAGGCGGCGCCGACAACTCGGGAAGGCGGAAATGA
- a CDS encoding ABC transporter ATP-binding protein has product MNTPLITTSDIVKRFGTVTALAGVSISIAASETVAIMGPSGSGKSTLLHCLSGVLVPDHGTVAFGGAEISRLTDAQRSHLRLRELGFVFQDSQLVPELPARENVALPLMLTGTSTRPALRAADEMLARLGLAELRGRLPAQMSGGQAQRVAIARALVGSPRAIFADEPSGALDQATGHEMMQLLTAAVSMAGATLVVVTHDLNVARWCSRLIEIRDGLVHSDRLLKVSSAPSSAQMAQSGVAR; this is encoded by the coding sequence ATGAACACTCCACTGATCACCACCAGCGACATTGTCAAACGCTTCGGCACGGTGACGGCACTGGCCGGCGTGAGCATCAGCATCGCCGCGAGTGAGACCGTCGCGATCATGGGCCCCTCAGGGTCGGGTAAGTCGACGCTGCTGCACTGCCTGTCCGGGGTCCTCGTCCCGGACCACGGGACCGTGGCCTTCGGGGGTGCCGAGATCTCCCGTCTCACTGATGCGCAGCGCTCCCATCTGCGGCTGCGCGAGCTGGGATTCGTCTTCCAGGACAGCCAGCTCGTCCCCGAGCTGCCCGCCCGTGAGAACGTGGCGCTTCCGCTCATGCTCACCGGTACCTCGACGCGGCCGGCGCTGCGCGCCGCCGACGAGATGCTCGCCCGGCTCGGCCTGGCAGAGCTCAGGGGCCGCCTTCCTGCGCAGATGTCGGGCGGACAGGCTCAGCGCGTGGCGATCGCCCGGGCGCTGGTGGGCAGCCCCCGTGCGATCTTTGCCGATGAGCCCTCCGGCGCCCTGGATCAGGCCACCGGCCACGAGATGATGCAGCTGCTGACGGCGGCCGTCTCCATGGCGGGTGCGACGCTGGTCGTTGTGACGCACGACCTCAACGTCGCACGCTGGTGCTCTCGTCTCATCGAGATCCGTGACGGGCTGGTCCACTCCGACCGACTCCTGAAGGTCAGCTCCGCACCCAGCTCCGCACAGATGGCGCAATCGGGGGTGGCCCGATGA
- a CDS encoding FtsX-like permease family protein yields the protein MSSFANASAPVSVATAAAGSSRSAAGRPGTLALTRLTARLTRARLASREGETLLYLASILAYTVATCAALTVAGGTWMFYSRGEHPERVTAWQAAAQSSGYGFDRVAQQYLIMSLLACAMLVPAMVGLASNAAVLGARSRERRLAVLRLLGLSGADVTRMSLLDALVQSAAGAVIGTVVYLITLPAWGSLTVMGTRITPGEMILPLGYLAVVLVGVILIGQLSAWRGLRQVRISPLGVSRRANGPRAGVWRVIVFLGTMFAAPHVIGSLPSQYRAFVVYAMIMAVIFVFDLAGSWFTQLLSRGLARLRGPVMRWTARRIQAAPTATWHRVSAMGLLAFIGGFISSFMSLMPQGSDTGTATETGSAEAFVYSIMWDCEKGAIITLAFGFVLTATSILISQASGTIERAEQSRSLRRMGAPAGYGLRVMWMETYTPLLLAVLGGAGLGTLMASLLTGMSPVSGISPLMLGIIIVGLVLTGLALRACHPLYYRLLGETERHND from the coding sequence ATGAGCAGCTTCGCGAATGCCTCAGCTCCCGTCTCCGTGGCCACAGCCGCGGCAGGTTCGTCCCGCAGTGCAGCCGGCCGTCCTGGCACCCTGGCCCTGACCCGCCTCACTGCTCGTCTCACTCGTGCTCGACTTGCCTCCCGTGAAGGGGAGACGCTGCTGTACCTGGCCAGTATCCTGGCCTACACCGTGGCCACCTGCGCGGCTCTGACCGTCGCCGGAGGTACCTGGATGTTCTACAGCCGCGGCGAGCATCCAGAGCGGGTTACCGCCTGGCAGGCCGCGGCCCAGAGCTCGGGCTACGGCTTCGACCGCGTGGCGCAGCAGTACCTCATCATGTCCCTTCTGGCCTGCGCCATGTTGGTGCCGGCCATGGTGGGGCTGGCCTCCAACGCCGCGGTGCTGGGAGCGCGCAGCCGCGAGCGGCGTCTGGCGGTACTGCGCCTGCTGGGTCTGTCCGGGGCCGATGTCACCCGCATGTCCTTGCTGGACGCCCTTGTTCAGTCTGCCGCCGGCGCGGTCATCGGTACCGTCGTCTACCTGATCACGCTCCCCGCCTGGGGCAGTCTCACCGTCATGGGCACCCGGATCACCCCCGGTGAGATGATTCTGCCACTGGGATACCTTGCCGTTGTCCTCGTGGGGGTCATCCTGATTGGCCAGCTCTCGGCCTGGCGGGGTCTGCGTCAGGTACGGATCTCCCCGCTGGGTGTCTCCCGGCGAGCCAATGGACCGCGAGCCGGCGTCTGGCGCGTCATCGTGTTCCTTGGAACGATGTTCGCTGCTCCGCATGTCATTGGATCGCTGCCTTCGCAGTACCGCGCCTTCGTCGTGTACGCCATGATCATGGCGGTCATCTTCGTCTTCGACCTGGCCGGTTCGTGGTTCACGCAGCTGCTTTCTCGAGGGCTGGCCAGGCTTCGCGGCCCGGTCATGCGCTGGACCGCTCGCCGGATCCAGGCCGCGCCCACCGCGACGTGGCACCGGGTCTCCGCCATGGGGCTGCTGGCCTTCATCGGCGGTTTCATCAGCAGCTTCATGTCGCTCATGCCACAAGGCTCCGATACCGGGACGGCTACGGAGACAGGATCGGCTGAGGCCTTCGTCTACTCCATCATGTGGGACTGCGAGAAGGGAGCCATCATTACCCTGGCCTTCGGGTTCGTTCTGACGGCCACGTCGATCCTCATCAGTCAGGCATCGGGAACCATCGAGCGCGCGGAGCAGTCCCGCAGCCTGCGCCGCATGGGCGCCCCCGCGGGGTACGGCCTGCGCGTCATGTGGATGGAGACCTATACGCCGCTACTGCTCGCCGTTCTCGGCGGCGCTGGTCTTGGCACTCTCATGGCCTCGCTACTGACGGGGATGTCGCCGGTCTCCGGTATCTCCCCGTTGATGCTCGGCATCATCATCGTCGGACTGGTACTGACGGGCCTGGCCCTGCGAGCCTGCCACCCGCTGTACTACCGTCTCCTCGGGGAGACGGAGCGCCACAACGACTGA
- the lnt gene encoding apolipoprotein N-acyltransferase produces the protein MALLAGLATYTAFPPISLWWSALIGVGALMLLTRGRGVWSGTGLGLLYGFGLFTPLLHFTMVGMGNPIGWIALTVFESLYLAGLGGAWALVSRLPRLQSTPGDSSRGLPLLRRVPAGAAGVLAFALLWSGFEELRSVWPLGGFPFGRLAFAMADAPVLPAAAYVGSAGVGLLVALAAGCLAHAARRVHERRAVPVVISAAVAACLLTAPQALPLHTRAENGTVRVGAVQGNVATDFEDAFNRALEVTGNHAEATRKLAADVGPGNLDMVIWPENSADLDPRDYPASAAIVDEAAQAVQAPVLVGAVPFVDDIRYNDLLVWSPGDVAGQTTHPYYRKHRPVPFAEYIPARSLVRRLTTQVDRVGIDMLPGTGPSTLTVPAVTQGRDVTFAMGICFEVAYDDALRTGVKQGGQAIVIPTNNASFLDSGEAAQQLAQGRVQAVVHGRSVIQASTVGYTAIISPRGEVEQVTRPYTQASLVADVPLRSSQTVADRLGPAPGLILLAGAGALLGAGILGQVRLRRKAAAPARRPRR, from the coding sequence ATGGCGCTGCTGGCCGGTCTGGCCACCTACACGGCCTTCCCGCCGATAAGCCTGTGGTGGTCGGCCCTCATCGGAGTCGGCGCACTCATGCTTCTGACCCGTGGCCGTGGGGTCTGGTCCGGGACCGGCCTGGGACTGCTCTACGGGTTCGGTCTGTTCACGCCCCTGCTTCACTTCACGATGGTGGGGATGGGCAACCCGATCGGCTGGATCGCGCTGACGGTCTTCGAGTCGCTCTACCTGGCCGGGCTCGGCGGGGCCTGGGCCCTGGTCAGCCGCCTCCCGCGGCTTCAGAGCACACCTGGGGACTCATCCCGCGGACTGCCTCTGCTGCGCCGTGTGCCCGCAGGCGCAGCGGGTGTGCTTGCCTTCGCTCTGCTGTGGTCGGGGTTTGAGGAGCTGCGCTCCGTGTGGCCGCTGGGTGGCTTTCCTTTCGGTCGGCTGGCCTTCGCCATGGCCGATGCGCCCGTCCTGCCGGCTGCGGCCTATGTCGGCAGCGCCGGGGTGGGGCTGCTGGTGGCCCTGGCTGCGGGCTGCCTGGCTCACGCGGCTCGGCGAGTCCATGAACGTCGTGCCGTCCCGGTCGTCATCTCCGCAGCTGTCGCGGCCTGCTTGCTCACCGCTCCTCAGGCTCTGCCGCTGCACACCCGGGCCGAGAACGGCACTGTTCGCGTCGGAGCCGTCCAGGGAAATGTGGCCACCGACTTCGAGGACGCCTTCAACCGCGCCCTGGAAGTCACCGGCAACCATGCTGAGGCCACGAGAAAGCTGGCCGCCGACGTCGGCCCCGGCAACCTCGACATGGTCATCTGGCCGGAGAACTCGGCGGACCTGGACCCGCGCGACTACCCGGCCTCGGCGGCCATCGTCGATGAGGCCGCCCAGGCCGTTCAGGCGCCGGTGCTCGTCGGCGCCGTCCCCTTCGTCGACGACATCCGCTACAACGACCTCCTCGTGTGGAGTCCCGGAGACGTCGCTGGGCAGACGACTCACCCCTACTACCGCAAGCACCGGCCCGTGCCCTTCGCCGAGTACATTCCCGCCCGTTCCCTCGTGCGGCGCCTGACCACCCAGGTCGACCGCGTCGGCATCGACATGCTGCCCGGCACCGGCCCCAGCACGCTCACGGTTCCCGCCGTCACCCAGGGTCGTGACGTCACCTTCGCCATGGGGATCTGCTTCGAGGTCGCCTACGACGACGCTCTGCGCACCGGCGTCAAGCAGGGTGGCCAGGCGATCGTCATCCCGACGAACAACGCCTCCTTCCTCGACTCCGGCGAGGCCGCCCAGCAGCTCGCCCAGGGCCGCGTCCAGGCGGTGGTCCACGGCCGCAGCGTCATCCAGGCCTCGACCGTGGGCTACACCGCGATCATCAGCCCCCGCGGCGAGGTCGAGCAGGTGACCCGTCCCTACACGCAGGCCAGCCTCGTGGCCGACGTCCCGCTGCGCAGCTCTCAGACGGTCGCCGACAGGCTCGGTCCTGCCCCCGGCCTCATCCTCCTGGCCGGCGCGGGCGCGCTGCTCGGCGCCGGTATCCTGGGTCAGGTGCGTCTGCGGAGGAAGGCAGCGGCCCCGGCTCGCCGTCCTCGCCGCTGA